The following proteins are encoded in a genomic region of Mustela erminea isolate mMusErm1 chromosome 3, mMusErm1.Pri, whole genome shotgun sequence:
- the LOC116585774 gene encoding double homeobox protein 4-like protein 4: protein MPSIRSQTDRPGERDRDEVNVMQCFIQCPALEVRLTGQGRLRRPRPLPDLTGSRRRRLLLRPWQKEALQALFQQNRYPGITTRERLAQELDIPESRIQVWFQNERTRQLRRSRLAPANSQVEGPSCGQEQPPEDRRKRTAISPSQTSLLLQAFEKNPFPSISTREHLARLTGLPESRIQVWFQNRRARHPGQSRSGPANDRAANQEASPHLTVPGDPGPQPGVPEFSQLLAPSNPLGSMQAFAAATLPVLSMGFAPLVSCGGPGSQAVGATMAPPTQAWQGGSNSPTPKAMRSHSPMRPTQGGWLSARHARLCPLTLGESQRQQEHTGLPPVPFHGYPLPPDDNPCQPVQEAGPMGSHYAPQWLGEGSRLVLSTGQAPHAAAGQPAHAETPGWRWQAPPAAGLPSALDPQHPPSAEASRFLEELLSATEREEDTQPFPSGHLWQGEAPGSLEAPLSEEEFQALLAMLHDSTWPHA, encoded by the exons ATGCcgagcattagaagtcagaccgACCGGCCAGGGGAACGAGACCGAGACGAAGTGAACGTTATGCAATGCTTTATTCAATGCCCAGCATtggaagtcagactgaccggccagggccgcctccgaagaccGCGACCCCTccccgatctcacag GATCCCGACGGAGGCGGCTTCTTTTGAGGCCGTGGCAGAAAGAGGCTCTGCAGGCCTTGTTCCAGCAGAACCGGTACCCTGGCATCACCACCAGAGAACGACTGGCCCAAGAGCTAGACATTCCAGAGTCCAGGATCCAG GTTTGGTTCCAGAATGAGCGCACGAGACAGCTCAGGCGGAGCCGATTGGCACCTGCAAACTCCCAAGTGGAAGGGCCATCGTGTGGACAGGAACAGCCTCCA GAGGACAGGAGAAAACGGACCGCCATTTCTCCATCCCAAACCAGTCTCCTCCTTCAAGCCTTTGAGAAGAACCCATTTCCTAGCATTTCCACCAGAGAACACCTGGCCAGACTCACAGGACTCCCGGAATCCCGCATTCAG GTCTGGTTCCAGAACAGAAGAGCTCGGCACCCAGGGCAGAGCAGAAGTGGCCCCGCGAATGACCGGGCGGCAAACCAGGAAGCCAGTCCTCACCTGACTGTCCCGGGggacccaggcccccagcccggTGTCCCCGAATTCTCTCAGCTTCTGGCTCCTTCCAATCCTCTGGGAAGCATGCAGGCTTTTGCGGCAGCGACCCTTCCTGTCCTCTCCATGGGCTTTGCCCCCCTGGTTTCCTGTGGGGGCCCTGGGAGCCAGGCCGTGGGGGCCACTATGGCCCCGCCTACCCAAGCCTGGCAGGGAGGAAGCAACTCTCCCACCCCTAAAGCCATGCGGAGCCATTCCCCGATGAGACCGACTCAGGGAGGGTGGCTTTCAGCTCGCCACGCCCGTCTTTGTCCCCTGACCCTAGGGGAAAGCCAGCGGCAACAGGAGCACACTGGCTTGCCACCCGTGCCCTTCCACGGCTATCCCCTGCCTCCAGATGACAATCCTTGCCAACCCGTGCAGGAGGCAGGGCCCATGGGTAGCCACTATGCCCCGCAGTGGTTGGGCGAGGGGTCCCGACTTGTCTTGAGCACAGGACAGGCTCCGCATGCAGCAGCTGGGCAGCCTGCACACGCTGAGACCCCTGGCTGGCGGTGGCAGGCACCCCCTGCTGCTGGGCTCCCTAGTGCACTGGACCCACAGCACCCACCTTCTGCAGAAGCCTCACGTTTCTTAGAGGAGCTTCTATCAgccacagagagggaggaagacacACAGCCTTTTCCGAGTGGGCATCTGTGGCAGGGGGAGGCTCCAGGATCCTTGGAAGCACCCCTCAGTGAGGAAGAGTTTCAGGCCCTGCTGGCCATGCTGCACGATTCCACGTGGCCTCACGCCTAG